Within Ralstonia pickettii DTP0602, the genomic segment CCAAGTTCGGGCGGAACGGCGCGGCCGAGCAGCCGGTCAGCGCTTTCGATCAGGGTGACCTTGAGACCCAGCCCGGCCGCGGTGGATGCCGTCTCCAGGCCGAGGAAGCCGCCGCCGATCACCACGACCTCGCCCGCCCGTTGCATGGCGTCGCGCAGGCGCGTGGCATCGTCGAGGGTGCGCAGGTAGTGCACGTGCGTCGTGCCCGGCGGCAGCGCCGGCAGCACGCGCGCGTTGCCGCCGGTCGCGAGCAGGCAGGTGGCGTAGCGGATCGCATCGCCGCCGGCGCAGTGCGCCACGCTGCGCGCGGGATCCAGTGCGGTGACCGTGGTGCCGAGCCGCAGCTCGATGTCCTGCCCGGCATAGAAACCGGCCGGATGCACGCCGATCTTGCCGTCCTGCGCGCCGTCCGCAAGCACGGACTTGGACAGCGGCGGGCGTTCGTACGGCGCATGGGCTTCGCCGCCGGCCATGACGATGCGGCCGCCATGGCCCAGCCTGCGCAGTTCGGCGGCGGCCATCGCACCGGCCTGGCCGGCGCCGACGATCAGGATGGGCGCGTCCTGTGACATGCTCGGCTCCTTCAAAGCTCGACCCAGACCCGGCGGTCTTCAAACTTGACCGGGTAGGTGCGGATGTCGCTGGTGGCCGGCGCGCACATGGCCTTGCCGGAGCGGATGTCGAAGCGCGCCTGGTGCAGCGGGCATTCGATGCAGCCGTCCTCCAGGTAGCCGTCGGACAGCAGCGCGTACTGGTGCGTGCAGACGTTATCGGTGACGAAGTACTCGTCGTCGCTGCGATAGACGGCGAGCTGGCGGTCGCCGAGCGTCAGCGGCATTACCTCGTCGTTCTGCAACTGTTGCGCCGCATCGATTTCAATCCATGCCATGGCAGTCTCCGTGAATTGGATTTGTCAGTATGCTGAGTATATAAGATCAGTGTACTGATGTTTTTGAGCGGAAGTATTCTGGTTAACCCTGTCCGGGACTGGCGGCACCCGGTTGTGCCCGTCCGGCTGCCGGCCCTCCGGTCTGCGGCGCGGGGCGCGCCTGCCAGCGCGCCAAGATCTCGCCCATGATGCCGCGGCGGAAGGTCAGCACGCACACCACGAAAATCAGCCCGGTCACCATGCTGACCGACTCGCCGAGCGCATCGAACCAGCCGACCCCGGTCATGGCCGCGAGCGCGTTGCCCGCATCCCCCAGCTTGTTTTCCAGCGCCACGATGACCAGCGCGCCGACGATCGGTCCCGAAAGCGTGCCCATGCCACCGACCAGGGTCATCAGGATGACCGTGCCGGACATCATCCAGTGCACATCGGTGAGCGTGGCGAAGCCCAGCACCAGGGTCTTGAGCGCGCCCGCCAGCCCCGCCAGCGCTGACGACAGCACGAACGCCAGCAGCTTGAAGCGGTCGGCGTCATAGCCCAGCGAGACCGCTCGCGGCTCGTTCTCCTTGATCGCGCGCAGGATCTGCCCGAAGGGCGAATTGACGATGCGCATGATGCCGAGGAAGGCCGCGGCAGTGATCCCCAGCACCACGTAGTACATGGTGTGGTCCGACCCCAGCGGCAGCATGCCGAACAGGTCGCCCCGCGGCACTGCCTGCAGGCCGTCTTCGCCGCCCGTCGCTGGTGACTGCAGGCAGAAGAAGTAGAACATCTGCGCCAGCGCCAGCGTGATCATGGCGAAGTAGATGCCCTGCCGCCGTATTGCCAGGGCGCCGAAGACCAGGCCGAGCAGGGCGCCGAATGCCGTGCCGGCCAGCAGGCCGAGTTCCGGCGTCAACCGGAGGAACTTCATCGCATAGCCGCAGGCATAGGCGGCGCCGCCGAAGAAGGCCGCATGGCCGAACGACACCAGCCCGGTATAGCCCAGCAGCAGGTTGAAGGCGCAGGCAAAGAGCGCGAAGCACAGCAGCTTCATCACCAGCACCGGGTAAGCGCCCAGCCAGGGCGCCAGCAACAGGGCTGCCAGCAGCAGCCCGTAGGCGTACGTTGCGCGCTTTCCGGTTACCATATTTCCGCTAGCCATCATTTCTCCTTTCCAAAGAGCCCGGCGGGGCGCACCAGCAGCACGCACACCATGGCAACGAAGACCACCGTCGCGGAGGCTTCGGGGTAGTAGACCTTGGTGATGCCCTCGAAGACACCCAGCCCCAGGCCGGTGAAGATCGAGCCCAGGATCGATCCCATGCCGCCGATCACCACCACGGCGAACACGGTGATGATGAGGTTCTGTCCCATCAGCGGCGACACCTGCATCACCGGCGCGGCCAGCACGCCGGCCAGCGCCGCCAGGCCCACGCCAAAGGCGTAGGTCAGCGTCACCAGCAGCGGCACGTTGACGCCGAAGGCCTCGACGATGCGCGGGTTCTCCGTGCCGGCGCGCAGGTAGGCGCCCAGCCGGGTCTTCTCGATCATGAACCAGGTGGCAAAGCACACCGACAGCGAAGCCACTACGACCCAGGCGCGATAGTTGGGCAGCACCATGAAGCCCAGTTGGCTGACGCCGGACAAGGCTTCCGGCGTCGGGTAGGGCAGGCCGGAGACGCCATAGACGGAGCGCAGCAAGCCCTCGATCAGCAGGCAGATGCCCAGCGTCAGCAGCAGCCCGTACAGGTGGTCGAAGCGGTAGAGGTGGCGCAGCATGGTGCGCTCCAGCACCACGCCGAGCGCGCCGGCCACCACCGGTGCCAGCACCAGCATCAGCCAGTAATTCAGCCCCAGGTAGTTCAGGCCCATCCACGCCAGCACCGCGCCGAGCATGAACAGCGCGCCGTGGGAGAAGTTGATCACGTTGAGCAGCCCGAAGATCACCGCCAGCCCCAGGCTCAGGATCGCGTAGAACGATCCGTTGACCAGCCCCAGCAGCAACTGGCTCAGCAGCGCGGGCAGGGGCACTCCAAACAATTCCATGACAATGTCTCCTTACACGCCCAGCAAGGCGCTGAGCGTTGGCATCTTGCGTTCAAGCTCGGCGGCCGGAAATGCCTCCACGATGCGGCCGTGCTCCATCACGAAGAAGCGGTCCGCCAGCGGCGCGGCAAAGCGGAAGTTCTGCTCCACCATGACGATGGTGTAGCCGCGGCCGCGCAGCATGGCGATCATCCTGGCCAGCTTCTGCACGATCACGGGCGCGAGGCCTTCCGAGATCTCGTCGAGCAGCAGCACGCTCGCGCCGGTGCGCAGGATGCGCGCAACCGCCAGCATCTGCTGCTCCCCGCCCGACATGCGCGTGCCCTGGCTCTTGCGCCGCTCCTGCAGGTTGGGGAACATCTCGTAGATCTCGCCCAGCGTCATCGGCTCGCGCAGTCCCATGGCGCCCGGGGTGCGGGCGAACTGCGGCGGCAGCAGCAGGTTCTCCTCGCAGGACAGGCTGGCGAAGATGGCGCGTTCTTCCGGGCAGTAGCCCAGCCCGAGCGGCGCAATGCGGTGCGTCTTCATGCCGATGGTTTCCTGGTCATGCACGCGCACCGACCCCTTGCGCGCGCCGACCAGGCCCATGATGGCGCGCAGCGTGGTGGTGCGGCCGGAGCCGTTGCGGCCGAGCAGCGTCACCACCTCACCGGGGTTGACGGTCAGGTCTACGCCATGAAGGATGTGCGATTCGCCATACCAGGCGTGCAGGCCGCGCAGTTCGAGGGCAGGGGAGGTACTCACGCTCATGATGCCTCCATGCTTGTCGCCGCCGCAGCTGCGGGGCGGTCTTCCGGTTCTTCGGTGGTTCCCATATAGGCTTCCCTTACCTGCGGATTGCGCGAGATCTCGTCATATGTCCCCTCGGCCAGCACCGCGCCGCGCTGCAGCACGGTGATGCGGTCGACGATGGACGACACCACGCTCATGTTGTGCTCCACCATCAGCACGGTACGTCCGGCGGAAACGCGCTTGATCAGGGCGGTGACGGTCTCCACGTCTTCGTGGCCCATCCCTTGCGTGGGCTCGTCCAGCAGCATCAGCTCCGGATCGGTCGCCAGCGTGGTGGCAAGCTCCAGCGCGCGCTTGCGGCCGTAGGCCAGCTCCGCCGTGCCCAGGTGCGCGAAGCCGGCCAGGCCGACCGCATCCAGCAGCTCCATCGCCCGCGCGTCCAGCCGCGACAGGGAGCGCTTGCCGCGCCAGAAATGCCAGGCGGTGCCGAGACTGCGCTGCAGCGCGATGCGCACGTTCTCCAGCACTGTCAGCTGCGGAAATACCGCCGAGATCTGGAACGAGCGAATCACCCCCATGCGGGCGATCTGGGCCGGCCGCAGCGCGGTGATATCGGTGCCGTTGAAATGGATCGAGCCGGACGAAGGCGCATGGAACTTGGTCAGCAGGTTGAAGCAGGTGGTCTTGCCGGCGCCGTTGGGGCCGATCAGCGCATGGATCGAGCCTCGCCGCACGGACAGGCTGACATCGCTCACGGCGGTAAAGCCCTTGAACGCCTTGGTCAGGCCGTGCGTCTGCAGGATTACGTCGGTGTCAGGCATGGCGCGCTCACTTCTTCACCAGCGGGCATTCGCTGGCCGACAGCGGACGGAAGGCCTCGTCGCCCGGGATCGTGCCGATGTACCTGACCAGGTCCCACGGTCCCTTCGACTCGGCCGGCGTCTTGGCCTGGGCCAGGTACATGTCGTGCACCATGCGGCCGTCGGCGCGCACCTTGCCGTTGCGCACGAAGGCATCGGACACGGGCAGCGCGCGCATCTTTTCCGCCACGGCCGGGCCCTCTACGGTCTTTGCGGCTTCCACCGCCTTCAGGTAATGCAGCACGCCGGAATAGACGCCGATCTGGCCATGCGTGGGATAGGCCTTGTGGCGCTTGTAGTAGCGCTCGACGAAGTCCTTCGACTTGCCATCGAGGTCGAGCCGGAACGGGTCGACATAGGTCAGCCCCTGCGCAGCGGTCAGGCCCAGGCTCTTGAGATCGGTGATGAAGGTGGAGGGCGTGATCACGGTCTGGCCCGCCTTGATCAGGCCGAACTCGCCGGCCGCCTTGACACCGTTGATCATGTCGTTGCCCGCGTTGGCCAGCACCACCACCTTGGCCTTGGAAGCCGACGCAGCGACCACCGGGCTGCTGAAGTCGCTGGCATTGAGCGGATGCCGGGTGCTGCCGACGTTCTTGCCGCCGCCGGCGTCCACGGCCTTGCGGAAGTCCGCTTCCAGCGACTGGCCGAAGGCGTAGTCGACGGTGATGTAGTACCAGCTGTTGCGCCCCTGTTCGATCAGGCGCCGTACCAGCGGATAAGACACTGAGTAGGTGTCCCATGCCCAGTGGAAGCCGGTGGGCGAGCAGTTCTGGTTGGTCAGCGCCATGGCGCCGCCGGTCGAGACGATGTCGATCTTTTGCTTCTGCCGCGCGACCTCCTGCACCGCCAGCGCGGTCGACGAGTTGGGGAAGTCGATCACCATGTCGACACCGTCGGTATCGAACCAGCGGCGCGCCAGCGACGAGGCGATATCCGCCTTGTTCTGGTGGTCGGCGGACAGGACCGTCACGGGTTTGCCGAGGGCCTTGCCGCCGAATTCTTCCACCGCCATCTGCGCGGCTAGCACCGAGCCCTTGCCGGAGAGGTCGGCATAGGAGCCGGACATATCGGTAATGACGCCGATCTTCACGCCATTGGCGTCGGCCAGCGCGGGCGTGGCGGCGGCCAGGCCCAGCAGGGCGGAGGACGCGGCGAGGGTGCGGAGGATGCGAGAGGTGGGCATGGTAGCTCCAGGTTGTCTGCGCTAAAGGGATGGGTTGCGATGGTTGCGTTCGGCGTACCGCGGTGCCATCGCCGCACCGCGGTTTCGCTGAGAAACTCAGTATGCTGAATAGATGGCCGGGAAAAAGGGCGGATCGCTCCGCCCTCCAGGTTCACCGGTGGCGCCGCTCAGGTCGCCAGGTCGCGGCCGCGCGTCTCCGGCACGAACAGCATGCCGATGACAAAGGCGAGTCCGGCGATGACCACCGGGTACCACAGGCCGAAGTACACGTCGCCGCTGGACACGTTCATGGCCGTGACCACGAAGGACAGCATGCCGCCGACCCAGCCCGCCCCGAGGTGGAAGGGCAGCGACAGCGAGGTGTAGCGCACGCGGGCCGGGAACAGTTCCACCATGAAGGCCGCCATTGGCCCGTACACCATGGCCAGGAACAGGATCGGCACCAGCAGCAGCACGAACACCATCGGCGTGTTCATCTTTGCGGGGTCGGCCCGCTCCGGCCAGCCGGCCGCCACCAGCGCGCTCTTGATGGCGGCGCGGTCGAAACCCTGCAGCGTGCGGTTGCCGATGCGCACTTCCGCCTGCGCCGGATTGCTGGCCGGCGCGAAGGTGTAGCCCACGCCCAGGTCGGTCAGGTAGCCGCGGATCTTGTCGCAGGCCGACACCGGTTCGCCGAACAGGCGCGCCTTGCAGTCGCCGGCGGTCACCTGCACGGCGCCTTGCGATTGGAACTGCTCCAACGCTGGATTGGCATAGTGCGTGAGGCCCTTGAACACCGGCTGGATGCACACCGCCGCCAGCAGGCACGCGGCCATCATGATGTACTTGCGGCCGATGCGGTCGGACAGCCAGCCGAACAGCAGGTAGCAGGGCGTGGCCACCACCAGCGCGATCGCGATCAGCATGTGGACGGTTTCAAGCGGCACATGCAGCGTCTTGTTGAGGAAGAACATCGTGTAGAAGTGGCCGGTGCCGAAGATCGCGCCCAGGCCGGCCGCCACCACGAACAGCAGCAGCACTGACTTGAGGTTGGTCCAGTTGGTGAAGCTCTCGCGGATCGGCGCCTTCGAGGTGGTATTGCTGGCCTTCATGCGGGCAAAGACCGGCGACTCGTGCAGCTTGCCGCGGATGTAGACCGAAATCACCAGCATCACCAGCGACACGATGAAGGGAATGCGCCAGCCCCAGTCCCGGAATTCAGCCTCGGTCAGGAAGGTCTTGAGCAGGTAGACCACGAACAGCGAGGCGAGCAGGCCCAGCGTGGCGGTGGTCTGCAGCGAGCTGGTATACAGGCCGCGCTTGTGCATCGGCGAGTGCTCGGCCACGTAGGTGACCGCACCGCCGACCTCGCCGCCGAGCGCCAGGCCCTGCAGCAGCCGCAGCAATACCAGCAGTACCGTGGCCGTGATGCCGATCTGCTCGTACGTGGGCAAGACGCCGACGCCCACGGTGGCAACCCCCATCAGCAGGATGGTGACCAGGAAGGTGTACTTGCGCCCGATCAGGTCGCCCAGGCGGCCGAACAGCAACGCGCCCACCGGGCGTATCAGGAAGCCGGCGCCGAAGGTAGCCAGGCTGGCGAGGAACGCGGCGGTTTCGTTGCCCTTGGGGAAGAAGAGTGCGCCGAAATACACTGCCAGCGCGGCATAGATATAAAAGTCGTACCACTCCATCAGGGCACCGAAGGAAGAGGCAAGTATGACCTTGCGCTCCTCGGTAGTCATGCCGGAGGCGGGGGCGCTTGTCTCGGCGCGAGTCAGGCTGATCGTCATGGCGGGGGTCCTTTTGGTGAAGCTGTTGTCTCTGTATGTCTGTTCTTCCCGGCGGTGCCGGCGGCGCGCCCCAGGGCCTGTCGAGCCCTCGCGGAGTGCAGCACCGCATGCTTCCGATGCACCAGTCAGTATGCTGATGAGAAGCGCAGTATGCTGAGTAAAATGCGGGCCAGTCGCGGAGACTCCGGACAGGCCCAAACACTTGTTTAAACGGCTTTTTAATATCGTCAGCATACTGAACATCTGGGCGCAGTGTACTGAGCAGCCAATGCCATCGTTATAGGTGTTAACCCTCCGCGCGGCGTCTGGACTTTTCAAAAGCTGATGACTAGAATCCGGAAACTAATCAGTGTACTGAGCATTTGCGATTTCACCATCAGGAGCCCCCACCAGCATGAGCAACGTAAAGAAGATCGCACTGGAAGAGCATTTCATGACGCCGGGTTTCCAGGCCTATTCCAGGGCATTCACCCAGCATCTCGATCCGGCGGTGTTCGCCGAGCTGGGCCGCCGCCTGGCCGACTTCGACGAATGCCGCCTCGCCGAGATGGACCGCTTCGGCATCGACATCACGGTGCTGTCGCAAACCGGGCCGGGCGTGCAGGGCGAGCCCGACGCGCAGCGCGCCGTGGCGCGGGCGCGCGAGAGCAATGACTTCCTGGCCGCGCAGATTG encodes:
- a CDS encoding ABC transporter permease (K01999: livK; branched-chain amino acid transport system substrate-binding protein) encodes the protein MPTSRILRTLAASSALLGLAAATPALADANGVKIGVITDMSGSYADLSGKGSVLAAQMAVEEFGGKALGKPVTVLSADHQNKADIASSLARRWFDTDGVDMVIDFPNSSTALAVQEVARQKQKIDIVSTGGAMALTNQNCSPTGFHWAWDTYSVSYPLVRRLIEQGRNSWYYITVDYAFGQSLEADFRKAVDAGGGKNVGSTRHPLNASDFSSPVVAASASKAKVVVLANAGNDMINGVKAAGEFGLIKAGQTVITPSTFITDLKSLGLTAAQGLTYVDPFRLDLDGKSKDFVERYYKRHKAYPTHGQIGVYSGVLHYLKAVEAAKTVEGPAVAEKMRALPVSDAFVRNGKVRADGRMVHDMYLAQAKTPAESKGPWDLVRYIGTIPGDEAFRPLSASECPLVKK
- a CDS encoding hemolysin III (K01995: livG; branched-chain amino acid transport system ATP-binding protein) translates to MPDTDVILQTHGLTKAFKGFTAVSDVSLSVRRGSIHALIGPNGAGKTTCFNLLTKFHAPSSGSIHFNGTDITALRPAQIARMGVIRSFQISAVFPQLTVLENVRIALQRSLGTAWHFWRGKRSLSRLDARAMELLDAVGLAGFAHLGTAELAYGRKRALELATTLATDPELMLLDEPTQGMGHEDVETVTALIKRVSAGRTVLMVEHNMSVVSSIVDRITVLQRGAVLAEGTYDEISRNPQVREAYMGTTEEPEDRPAAAAATSMEAS
- a CDS encoding ABC transporter permease (K01998: livM; branched-chain amino acid transport system permease protein), producing MASGNMVTGKRATYAYGLLLAALLLAPWLGAYPVLVMKLLCFALFACAFNLLLGYTGLVSFGHAAFFGGAAYACGYAMKFLRLTPELGLLAGTAFGALLGLVFGALAIRRQGIYFAMITLALAQMFYFFCLQSPATGGEDGLQAVPRGDLFGMLPLGSDHTMYYVVLGITAAAFLGIMRIVNSPFGQILRAIKENEPRAVSLGYDADRFKLLAFVLSSALAGLAGALKTLVLGFATLTDVHWMMSGTVILMTLVGGMGTLSGPIVGALVIVALENKLGDAGNALAAMTGVGWFDALGESVSMVTGLIFVVCVLTFRRGIMGEILARWQARPAPQTGGPAAGRAQPGAASPGQG
- a CDS encoding ABC transporter permease (K01997: livH; branched-chain amino acid transport system permease protein), with product MELFGVPLPALLSQLLLGLVNGSFYAILSLGLAVIFGLLNVINFSHGALFMLGAVLAWMGLNYLGLNYWLMLVLAPVVAGALGVVLERTMLRHLYRFDHLYGLLLTLGICLLIEGLLRSVYGVSGLPYPTPEALSGVSQLGFMVLPNYRAWVVVASLSVCFATWFMIEKTRLGAYLRAGTENPRIVEAFGVNVPLLVTLTYAFGVGLAALAGVLAAPVMQVSPLMGQNLIITVFAVVVIGGMGSILGSIFTGLGLGVFEGITKVYYPEASATVVFVAMVCVLLVRPAGLFGKEK
- a CDS encoding histidinol dehydrogenase (K01996: livF; branched-chain amino acid transport system ATP-binding protein), translated to MSVSTSPALELRGLHAWYGESHILHGVDLTVNPGEVVTLLGRNGSGRTTTLRAIMGLVGARKGSVRVHDQETIGMKTHRIAPLGLGYCPEERAIFASLSCEENLLLPPQFARTPGAMGLREPMTLGEIYEMFPNLQERRKSQGTRMSGGEQQMLAVARILRTGASVLLLDEISEGLAPVIVQKLARMIAMLRGRGYTIVMVEQNFRFAAPLADRFFVMEHGRIVEAFPAAELERKMPTLSALLGV
- a CDS encoding ferredoxin (K05710: hcaC, bphF; dioxygenase ferredoxin subunit), giving the protein MAWIEIDAAQQLQNDEVMPLTLGDRQLAVYRSDDEYFVTDNVCTHQYALLSDGYLEDGCIECPLHQARFDIRSGKAMCAPATSDIRTYPVKFEDRRVWVEL
- a CDS encoding membrane protein codes for the protein MTISLTRAETSAPASGMTTEERKVILASSFGALMEWYDFYIYAALAVYFGALFFPKGNETAAFLASLATFGAGFLIRPVGALLFGRLGDLIGRKYTFLVTILLMGVATVGVGVLPTYEQIGITATVLLVLLRLLQGLALGGEVGGAVTYVAEHSPMHKRGLYTSSLQTTATLGLLASLFVVYLLKTFLTEAEFRDWGWRIPFIVSLVMLVISVYIRGKLHESPVFARMKASNTTSKAPIRESFTNWTNLKSVLLLFVVAAGLGAIFGTGHFYTMFFLNKTLHVPLETVHMLIAIALVVATPCYLLFGWLSDRIGRKYIMMAACLLAAVCIQPVFKGLTHYANPALEQFQSQGAVQVTAGDCKARLFGEPVSACDKIRGYLTDLGVGYTFAPASNPAQAEVRIGNRTLQGFDRAAIKSALVAAGWPERADPAKMNTPMVFVLLLVPILFLAMVYGPMAAFMVELFPARVRYTSLSLPFHLGAGWVGGMLSFVVTAMNVSSGDVYFGLWYPVVIAGLAFVIGMLFVPETRGRDLAT